Proteins from a genomic interval of Desulfovibrio sp.:
- the rpsR gene encoding 30S ribosomal protein S18, with translation MAFKKKFAPRRKFCRFCADKDLPLDYKRADILRDFITERGKIIARRITGTCAHHQRLLTREIKRARQMALLIYTATHDSGVKKKSTI, from the coding sequence ATGGCTTTTAAGAAAAAGTTCGCTCCGCGCCGCAAGTTTTGCCGCTTCTGCGCCGACAAGGACCTGCCCCTGGATTACAAGCGTGCCGATATCCTGCGCGATTTCATCACTGAACGCGGCAAGATCATTGCCCGCCGTATCACCGGCACCTGCGCTCATCACCAGCGCCTGCTGACCCGCGAAATCAAGCGCGCCCGCCAGATGGCCCTGCTCATCTACACCGCGACGCACGATTCCGGCGTCAAGAAAAAGAGCACCATTTAA
- a CDS encoding siroheme decarboxylase subunit beta produces the protein MSRQFTPAEQAVLRIVQDNLPDSLTPYADIAEKAGMTEAQVLELLSSLKESGAIRRFGASIKHQKTGWTHNAMVAWKISPDMAEQCGTEASRHDHISHVYYRPSSAPDWPYELYTMIHGRSEAECLGVVDDLKRDTPLREHAVLRSLKELKKISMTYFA, from the coding sequence ATGAGCCGTCAGTTTACCCCCGCAGAACAGGCTGTGCTGCGCATAGTACAGGACAACCTGCCAGATTCGCTTACTCCCTACGCCGACATCGCCGAAAAGGCGGGCATGACAGAAGCCCAGGTACTTGAGCTGCTCAGCTCGCTCAAGGAATCAGGAGCCATCCGCCGCTTTGGTGCCAGCATTAAACACCAGAAGACCGGCTGGACCCACAACGCAATGGTGGCCTGGAAAATCAGCCCCGATATGGCCGAGCAGTGCGGCACAGAGGCCTCCCGGCACGACCACATTTCGCACGTCTACTACCGCCCGAGCTCGGCGCCCGACTGGCCCTACGAGCTCTACACCATGATTCACGGGCGTAGCGAGGCGGAATGCCTTGGCGTGGTGGACGACCTCAAGCGCGATACCCCCCTGCGCGAGCACGCCGTGCTGCGCAGCCTCAAGGAACTGAAAAAAATTTCCATGACCTATTTTGCCTGA
- the hemL gene encoding glutamate-1-semialdehyde 2,1-aminomutase, giving the protein MDTTSRQLFEKACAVIPGGVNSPVRACHNVDSQPLFIAEGHGCRITDVDGHEYIDFVLSWGPMILGHDEPSVTKAVCEAAARGTSYGAPCPAEVTLAEEVVAAMPSLEMVRMVNSGTEATMSALRLARAVTGKDKVLKFVGCYHGHADPFLAAAGSGLATFSIPGTPGVPAAVVADTLLAPYNDLEAVKGIFEQHGASIAAIIVEPIAANMGLVLPKPGFLEGLRSITQQYGSLLIFDEVITGFRAAFGGAQARYGIDPDLTTFGKIIGGGLPVGAFGGKRKYMELIAPRGGVYQAGTLSGNPLAMAAGIATLRYLKAADYAALEKRTHAFAMELRDILSAKGVPIQMPTIASMFCPYFSEQEVTDFATAKLCDQNLFTSFYKQMRNQGIYLAPSGYETGMVSFVHTADDFGKALDAARKVTF; this is encoded by the coding sequence ATGGACACCACTTCTCGGCAGCTTTTTGAAAAAGCCTGCGCTGTCATTCCCGGCGGCGTCAACAGCCCCGTGCGCGCCTGCCACAATGTGGACAGCCAACCCCTGTTTATTGCCGAAGGCCACGGCTGCCGGATTACCGATGTGGACGGTCACGAGTACATCGACTTTGTGCTTTCGTGGGGCCCCATGATTCTGGGCCACGACGAGCCCTCGGTGACAAAGGCCGTGTGCGAGGCCGCAGCGCGTGGCACGAGCTACGGCGCTCCCTGCCCGGCAGAAGTCACCCTGGCGGAAGAAGTGGTTGCCGCCATGCCCAGCCTTGAAATGGTGCGCATGGTCAACTCTGGCACAGAGGCCACCATGAGCGCCCTGCGCCTTGCCCGCGCCGTTACCGGCAAGGACAAGGTACTCAAGTTTGTTGGCTGCTATCACGGCCACGCCGACCCGTTCCTGGCGGCCGCCGGGTCCGGCCTCGCCACGTTTTCCATCCCCGGCACGCCCGGCGTGCCCGCAGCGGTGGTGGCCGACACCCTGCTTGCTCCCTACAACGATCTTGAAGCGGTCAAGGGCATCTTTGAACAGCACGGCGCAAGCATTGCCGCCATCATTGTTGAGCCCATCGCCGCCAACATGGGCCTTGTGCTGCCCAAGCCCGGCTTTCTTGAAGGGCTGCGCTCCATCACCCAGCAATACGGCAGCCTGCTTATCTTTGACGAGGTCATCACCGGCTTCCGCGCTGCCTTTGGCGGTGCGCAGGCGCGTTATGGCATCGACCCCGACCTCACCACCTTTGGCAAGATCATTGGCGGCGGTCTGCCCGTTGGGGCCTTTGGCGGCAAGCGCAAGTACATGGAACTGATCGCCCCCCGGGGCGGCGTGTATCAGGCTGGCACGCTCTCGGGCAATCCTCTGGCCATGGCCGCGGGCATTGCCACCCTGCGTTACCTCAAGGCCGCCGACTACGCTGCCCTTGAAAAACGCACCCATGCCTTTGCCATGGAACTGCGCGATATTCTTTCGGCCAAGGGCGTGCCCATCCAGATGCCCACTATCGCTTCCATGTTCTGCCCCTACTTCAGCGAACAGGAAGTGACCGACTTTGCCACGGCAAAACTGTGCGACCAGAACCTCTTTACCAGTTTCTACAAGCAGATGCGCAATCAGGGCATCTACCTTGCGCCTTCGGGCTACGAAACCGGCATGGTGTCCTTTGTCCACACCGCAGACGACTTCGGCAAGGCTCTGGACGCCGCCCGCAAGGTGACGTTCTAA
- the dnaB gene encoding replicative DNA helicase, which translates to MRRVPPHSVEAEQAVLGGVFMRPQLMHSIADQLTDEDFYLPAHATIYRAFLELYRKSAPLDLIATAEQLKSQNALEEAGGAVYLGELAQAVVSGANAEYYATIVRDKSLQRSLINACSGIIVNCYDATREVGELLDESEQAVFSISQRTSGKDFTPTRELLERVFDKLSKLADAKDVITGVTTGYTRLDKLTAGLQPSDLIIVAARPSMGKTAFSMCMALNAAVRQNVPVAVFSLEMSKEQLMQRMLAVWGKVDLSKLRRPSLLTDEDWQRLYDAADVVARAPIFIDDTPALTTLELRARTRRLKADKGLGMVVVDYLQLMRTSRRTDSRELEISDISRSLKGLAKEMNVPVVALSQLNRKVEERSDKRPMLSDLRESGAIEQDADVIMFVYRDDVYKFQKPADRPPQGIAEIIIGKQRNGPVGVAELMYMSPYTSFEDIAPDWMPPPSEGGA; encoded by the coding sequence CTGCGCCGCGTGCCCCCGCACAGCGTTGAAGCAGAACAGGCAGTGCTTGGCGGCGTATTCATGCGCCCCCAGCTCATGCACTCCATTGCCGACCAGCTGACGGACGAAGATTTTTATCTACCCGCTCACGCTACCATCTACCGCGCATTTCTCGAACTTTACCGCAAGTCGGCCCCGCTCGACCTCATCGCCACAGCCGAACAGCTCAAGAGCCAGAACGCCCTTGAAGAAGCAGGCGGCGCGGTCTATCTGGGCGAACTGGCCCAGGCCGTTGTTTCTGGCGCCAATGCAGAATACTACGCCACAATTGTACGCGACAAATCCCTGCAGCGCAGCCTCATCAACGCCTGCTCTGGCATCATAGTCAACTGCTATGACGCCACGCGCGAGGTGGGCGAACTGCTGGACGAATCCGAGCAGGCCGTTTTTTCCATTTCGCAACGCACCTCGGGCAAGGATTTTACCCCCACCCGTGAGCTGCTGGAGCGCGTGTTCGACAAGCTTTCCAAGCTGGCCGACGCCAAGGACGTCATCACGGGCGTCACCACGGGCTATACCCGCCTCGACAAGCTGACTGCGGGCCTGCAGCCCTCAGATCTTATCATTGTTGCTGCGCGCCCCAGTATGGGTAAAACAGCTTTTTCCATGTGTATGGCCCTCAATGCCGCTGTGCGGCAGAACGTGCCGGTGGCTGTTTTTTCGCTCGAAATGAGCAAGGAACAGCTCATGCAGCGCATGCTTGCCGTGTGGGGCAAGGTGGATCTCTCCAAGCTGCGCCGTCCTTCGCTGTTGACCGACGAAGACTGGCAGCGGCTGTACGACGCGGCAGACGTGGTAGCCCGCGCGCCCATATTTATTGACGATACCCCGGCACTCACCACCCTTGAACTGCGCGCCCGTACCCGTCGCCTCAAGGCCGACAAGGGCCTTGGCATGGTGGTGGTTGACTACCTGCAGCTCATGCGCACCAGCCGCCGAACCGACTCGCGCGAACTGGAAATTTCAGACATCTCGCGCTCGCTCAAGGGCCTTGCCAAGGAAATGAACGTGCCGGTGGTGGCGCTTTCGCAGCTTAACCGCAAGGTTGAAGAACGCAGCGACAAACGTCCCATGCTCTCTGACCTTCGTGAATCGGGCGCTATCGAACAGGATGCTGACGTTATCATGTTTGTGTACCGCGACGACGTCTACAAGTTCCAGAAACCCGCCGACCGGCCTCCCCAGGGCATAGCCGAAATCATTATCGGCAAGCAGCGCAACGGCCCCGTGGGTGTTGCCGAGCTTATGTACATGTCGCCCTACACCTCGTTTGAAGATATTGCGCCAGACTGGATGCCCCCGCCCTCGGAGGGCGGAGCCTAG
- the rplI gene encoding 50S ribosomal protein L9, whose product MKLILRADVENLGSLGDVVEVKAGYGRNFLLPQGLAMVASPANLKAFEQERKKLQARMDAVRAEAQDLQARLEALDVVIPMHVGDNDKLYGSVTTTIIGDALAVLGVDVDRRRILMDAPIRTLGEHPVRVRLHASVIAMVPVKVVSDHQPIVEDEPVAAPAEEA is encoded by the coding sequence ATGAAACTGATACTTCGCGCCGACGTGGAAAATCTCGGCAGCCTTGGCGATGTGGTTGAAGTGAAAGCTGGTTATGGTCGCAATTTCCTGCTTCCGCAGGGTCTGGCCATGGTGGCTTCGCCCGCCAACCTCAAAGCTTTTGAACAGGAACGCAAGAAGCTTCAGGCCCGCATGGATGCCGTGCGCGCCGAAGCCCAGGACCTTCAGGCTCGCCTTGAAGCCCTGGACGTGGTCATTCCCATGCACGTGGGCGACAACGACAAGCTTTACGGCTCCGTCACCACCACCATCATAGGCGACGCCCTTGCCGTCCTTGGTGTGGATGTTGACCGCCGCCGCATTCTTATGGATGCCCCCATCCGCACCCTTGGCGAACACCCCGTTCGCGTGCGTCTGCACGCCAGCGTGATCGCCATGGTTCCGGTGAAGGTGGTTTCCGACCATCAGCCCATCGTTGAAGACGAGCCCGTCGCGGCTCCCGCTGAAGAAGCCTAG
- a CDS encoding RNA-binding protein: MSKSIYVGNLPWSANEEQVQDLFAEYGNVLSVKLISDRDTGRARGFGFVEMEDGDADSAIEALDNFSFGGRTLRVNEAKPRAPRQPRY; the protein is encoded by the coding sequence ATGTCTAAGTCCATCTATGTCGGGAACCTTCCCTGGTCTGCCAATGAAGAACAGGTTCAGGACCTTTTTGCTGAATACGGCAACGTCCTGTCTGTGAAACTCATCAGCGACAGGGATACCGGCCGTGCCCGCGGCTTCGGCTTTGTGGAAATGGAAGACGGCGATGCCGATTCCGCCATTGAAGCCCTGGATAACTTCAGCTTTGGCGGTCGCACGCTGCGCGTGAACGAAGCCAAACCCAGAGCCCCGCGCCAGCCCCGCTACTAG
- a CDS encoding DUF485 domain-containing protein, translating into MASELTRRIERNAQYQQLIKARNSLGWSLTILVFAAYYGFILIVAFDKSLFATPLAAGMTTTWGIPLGIGIILLTVLLTAIYVRKANNTFDPALKQILEKEVQS; encoded by the coding sequence ATGGCCTCAGAATTGACGCGACGGATTGAAAGAAATGCTCAATACCAGCAATTGATCAAGGCCCGAAACTCCTTGGGCTGGAGCCTTACCATTCTTGTTTTTGCGGCCTATTATGGCTTTATTCTCATAGTGGCCTTTGACAAATCGCTGTTTGCCACGCCCCTTGCAGCGGGCATGACCACAACCTGGGGCATTCCGCTGGGCATAGGCATCATACTGCTCACCGTGCTGCTCACGGCAATATACGTGCGCAAGGCCAATAATACGTTCGACCCTGCCCTCAAACAGATACTTGAAAAAGAGGTGCAGTCATGA
- a CDS encoding cobalamin biosynthesis protein has protein sequence MPIPHRTHALACYALSQSALPLAERLATCLTASPWNLPGHTPRHTHEGVPATLDSVQIFSPARFCPVGATPFDKISSLLAETYPSFAAHAFIGATGIAVRALAPLLEHKSTDAPVLVLDPAGDYVISLLAGHWGGGNELARHVANLLHAAPVITTASDAAQAMPGAVQTPTPALDLLLRDAGLPPVDWNRLPAVQAALLEGEQFHLWDPCRAVPEHPGLLPLPVASTDTRPPTDEIRMVAAHWRRLDPRPTTLRVAVPRLVLGLGCRKGIPASLVQNAVNDLLAQQGLEPLALAAFATVNEKLQEPALLALAGSMRIPLRGFAASDLALCPTPNPSAAAGRRFDQPPFSVCEAAALLAAAHIFPAGAPRLLVHKTTVQGQLTMAIALAAA, from the coding sequence TTGCCCATCCCCCACCGCACCCACGCGCTTGCCTGCTATGCGCTCAGCCAGTCTGCCCTGCCTCTGGCGGAGCGTCTGGCGACCTGCCTGACTGCCAGCCCGTGGAACCTCCCCGGCCATACGCCCCGGCATACTCACGAAGGCGTGCCCGCCACACTGGACAGTGTGCAGATATTTTCTCCGGCCCGTTTTTGCCCCGTCGGGGCCACGCCTTTTGACAAAATCTCCTCCCTGCTGGCCGAAACATACCCCAGCTTTGCGGCCCATGCCTTTATTGGCGCAACGGGCATAGCCGTGCGCGCGCTGGCCCCACTGCTGGAGCACAAAAGCACCGACGCACCGGTACTGGTGCTTGACCCCGCAGGGGACTACGTCATCAGCCTGCTTGCCGGTCACTGGGGCGGCGGCAACGAGCTTGCCCGCCATGTGGCAAACCTGCTGCATGCCGCGCCGGTCATCACCACAGCTTCGGATGCAGCCCAGGCCATGCCCGGCGCAGTACAAACGCCAACGCCCGCGCTAGACCTGCTGCTGCGCGATGCGGGCCTGCCGCCCGTAGACTGGAACCGCTTGCCCGCCGTGCAGGCTGCCCTGCTGGAAGGCGAGCAATTTCACCTGTGGGACCCCTGCCGTGCGGTGCCCGAGCATCCCGGCCTGCTGCCTCTGCCTGTTGCGAGTACCGACACACGACCGCCAACAGATGAAATTCGGATGGTGGCCGCGCACTGGCGGCGGCTTGACCCCCGGCCCACAACCCTGCGCGTGGCTGTTCCCAGGCTTGTGCTGGGCCTTGGCTGCCGCAAGGGCATACCGGCAAGCCTTGTGCAAAACGCCGTAAACGACCTGCTTGCGCAGCAGGGGCTGGAGCCTCTGGCCCTTGCCGCCTTTGCCACGGTGAATGAAAAACTGCAGGAACCTGCCCTGCTGGCCTTGGCCGGGAGCATGCGCATCCCCTTGCGAGGGTTTGCGGCCAGCGACCTTGCGCTCTGCCCCACGCCCAACCCGTCAGCCGCCGCAGGCAGGCGTTTTGACCAGCCGCCCTTCAGCGTCTGCGAGGCGGCTGCGCTGCTGGCGGCAGCACATATTTTTCCGGCGGGTGCGCCCCGCCTGCTTGTTCACAAAACCACAGTGCAGGGCCAGCTGACCATGGCCATAGCCTTGGCCGCTGCCTGA
- the cobJ gene encoding precorrin-3B C(17)-methyltransferase — protein sequence MTPASLHVVGLGPGDAACLTPQARSVLAQATCVAGYNLYMELVPSELLAGKQCISTGMRHEEERCIAAVEAALGGQPTALVCSGDPGIYALAGLALEVLESRGLMGTVPFGVVPGVPAVCAAAALLGAPLMHDFACISLSDLLTPWETIVRRLNAALEADFVCAIYNPRSKGRPHHLEQALEIARRFRAPHCPVGLVRKAFRPGEEARVFRLDQFDAGQVDMLSLLIIGNAESRALGNFMLTPRGYARKKGSDLGNLPK from the coding sequence ATGACTCCAGCAAGTTTGCACGTTGTGGGCCTTGGCCCTGGCGACGCCGCATGTCTTACCCCGCAGGCCCGCTCCGTGCTTGCGCAGGCCACCTGCGTGGCCGGATACAACCTGTACATGGAACTTGTGCCGTCGGAGCTGCTGGCGGGCAAGCAGTGCATCAGCACGGGCATGCGGCACGAAGAAGAACGCTGCATCGCAGCGGTGGAGGCGGCCCTTGGCGGCCAGCCCACGGCTCTTGTGTGCTCTGGTGACCCCGGCATTTACGCCCTGGCCGGGCTGGCGCTTGAGGTGCTGGAATCAAGGGGGCTTATGGGCACGGTTCCCTTTGGCGTTGTGCCGGGCGTGCCCGCCGTCTGTGCGGCCGCTGCCCTGCTGGGCGCGCCGCTCATGCACGACTTTGCCTGCATAAGCCTGAGCGACCTGCTCACCCCGTGGGAAACAATCGTGCGCAGGCTCAATGCCGCGCTGGAAGCTGACTTTGTCTGCGCCATCTATAATCCGCGTTCCAAGGGCAGGCCGCACCATTTGGAGCAGGCCCTTGAAATAGCACGCAGGTTCCGTGCGCCACACTGCCCCGTGGGCCTGGTGCGCAAGGCCTTCCGCCCCGGCGAAGAGGCGCGCGTGTTCAGGCTTGACCAGTTTGACGCCGGACAGGTGGACATGCTGTCCCTGCTCATCATCGGCAATGCGGAAAGCCGCGCGCTGGGCAACTTCATGCTGACGCCGAGAGGGTATGCCCGCAAAAAAGGTTCTGATCTTGGCAACTTACCAAAGTAG
- a CDS encoding 3'-5' exonuclease → MPASWLQTVGRIWGKRRLHEPYRSLLDEDDGQLVSIDCETTSLNVKEAELLSIAAVRIDGQRICTRQAFNALITPQHAPEGQNVRVHGLRPCDFSNGLPLQDVLLEFLQFVRGRTLVGYYLQYDIAVLNKYLRPIMGAALPNRRIEVSGRYYDWRFAQYPGAYIDLRWETMVKNLRLPTLPRHDAMNDAITAAMMYLALQPRRYGTHRLP, encoded by the coding sequence ATGCCCGCATCGTGGCTGCAAACCGTGGGGCGCATATGGGGCAAGCGCCGCCTGCACGAACCCTACCGCTCGCTGCTGGACGAAGACGACGGCCAGCTGGTGAGCATAGACTGCGAGACAACCTCGCTCAACGTAAAGGAGGCGGAACTGCTTTCCATCGCTGCCGTACGCATTGACGGGCAGCGCATCTGCACCAGGCAGGCGTTTAACGCGCTGATCACACCGCAGCACGCCCCGGAAGGGCAAAACGTGCGCGTGCACGGGCTGCGCCCCTGTGATTTCAGCAACGGCCTGCCTCTTCAGGATGTATTGTTGGAGTTTCTTCAGTTTGTCAGGGGCAGAACACTGGTCGGCTATTATTTGCAGTACGACATAGCAGTGTTGAACAAATATTTGAGGCCAATAATGGGGGCAGCATTGCCAAACCGCCGGATTGAAGTGTCCGGCCGTTATTACGATTGGCGATTTGCGCAATATCCTGGCGCCTACATTGATCTGCGGTGGGAGACCATGGTCAAAAACCTGAGGCTTCCCACCCTGCCAAGGCACGATGCCATGAACGACGCCATAACTGCGGCCATGATGTATCTGGCGCTGCAACCGCGCAGATACGGCACGCACAGGCTCCCATAA
- a CDS encoding cation acetate symporter: MSTPTRTMWPHKIYGCSIWRALAALVLAVWTTALPGFALAAGTIEETQKQATDWTAIIMFTVFVGGSLWITKWAAKRTRSAADFYTAGGGITGFQNGLAIAGDFMSAASFLGISAAVMATGFDGLIYAIGFQVGWPLITFMLAERLRNLGRFTFADVVAYRLQQVPVRIFAASGTLVVVLFYLIAQMVGAGQLIKLLFGLDYHYAVVIVGLLMMAYVLFGGMTATTWVQIIKACLLLGGASFMAFMVMARYDFSPEKLFTAAVGIKQSTSIMGPGGFVKDPVSAISLGLALMFGTAGLPHILMRFFTVPDAREARKSVLWATTWIGYFYILTFIIGFGAIVFVSTNPEFLDAKGILRGGSNMAAVHLANAIGGNVFLGFMSAVAFATILAVVAGLTLSGASAVAHDLYASALKKGKVSSAQELKISKLTTVALGIIAMFLGIVFEKQNVAYMVSLAFAIAASANFPALILSVLWKNCTTKGAVSGGFVGLLAALVMTVLSDAVWVGTLGNPPGSAPFPYSSPAIFSMPLAFACIWIVSMCDRSAQARQEREAFDDQKIRSETGLGAFKPTVH; encoded by the coding sequence ATGAGCACGCCAACCCGCACCATGTGGCCGCACAAAATTTACGGCTGTTCCATCTGGCGCGCCCTTGCCGCACTTGTGCTTGCAGTCTGGACAACCGCGCTGCCCGGCTTTGCCCTTGCGGCGGGCACCATTGAGGAAACACAAAAGCAGGCAACCGACTGGACGGCCATCATCATGTTCACCGTCTTTGTGGGTGGCTCGCTGTGGATCACCAAGTGGGCCGCCAAGCGCACCCGCTCCGCCGCAGATTTCTATACTGCGGGCGGCGGCATAACCGGTTTTCAGAACGGCCTTGCCATCGCCGGCGACTTTATGTCGGCTGCTTCGTTTCTGGGAATTTCCGCCGCAGTCATGGCCACGGGCTTTGACGGCCTCATCTATGCCATCGGCTTTCAGGTTGGGTGGCCGCTCATTACCTTTATGCTGGCCGAACGGTTGCGCAACTTGGGACGCTTTACCTTTGCCGATGTGGTGGCCTACCGGCTGCAGCAGGTTCCCGTGCGCATTTTTGCCGCTTCGGGCACACTGGTGGTGGTGCTCTTTTACCTCATTGCGCAGATGGTGGGCGCAGGGCAGCTCATCAAGCTGCTCTTTGGCCTTGATTACCACTATGCGGTGGTCATTGTGGGGCTGCTTATGATGGCCTACGTGCTTTTTGGCGGCATGACGGCAACCACATGGGTGCAGATCATCAAGGCCTGCCTGCTGCTCGGCGGGGCCTCGTTCATGGCCTTTATGGTCATGGCCCGGTACGATTTCAGCCCCGAAAAACTGTTCACCGCCGCCGTGGGCATCAAGCAGAGCACGTCCATCATGGGACCGGGCGGCTTTGTCAAAGACCCCGTTTCGGCCATTTCGCTGGGGCTTGCGCTTATGTTTGGCACGGCGGGCCTGCCGCATATTCTCATGCGTTTCTTTACCGTGCCCGACGCCAGAGAAGCCAGAAAAAGCGTGCTGTGGGCAACCACCTGGATCGGCTATTTCTACATTTTGACCTTCATCATCGGCTTCGGGGCCATCGTGTTTGTGAGCACCAACCCAGAATTTCTTGATGCCAAGGGCATTTTGCGCGGCGGCAGCAACATGGCGGCCGTGCACCTGGCAAACGCCATTGGCGGCAACGTCTTTCTCGGCTTCATGTCGGCGGTGGCCTTTGCCACAATTCTTGCGGTTGTGGCAGGGCTCACCCTCTCGGGAGCTTCTGCCGTTGCGCATGACCTCTACGCCTCTGCCCTCAAGAAGGGCAAGGTGAGCTCTGCCCAGGAACTCAAGATATCCAAGCTGACAACAGTGGCGCTTGGTATCATAGCCATGTTTCTGGGCATCGTGTTTGAAAAGCAGAACGTGGCCTACATGGTTTCGCTGGCATTTGCCATTGCGGCCTCGGCCAACTTTCCGGCCCTGATACTTTCTGTGCTGTGGAAAAACTGCACCACAAAGGGCGCGGTGAGCGGCGGCTTTGTGGGTCTGCTTGCGGCGCTGGTCATGACCGTGCTCTCTGACGCGGTGTGGGTGGGAACGCTGGGCAACCCGCCCGGCAGCGCGCCCTTTCCGTATTCGTCACCGGCCATCTTTTCCATGCCGCTGGCCTTTGCCTGCATATGGATAGTTTCCATGTGCGACCGCTCGGCTCAGGCCCGGCAGGAACGCGAGGCTTTTGACGACCAGAAGATCAGGTCTGAAACCGGGCTTGGGGCCTTCAAGCCCACCGTGCATTAA
- a CDS encoding putative nucleotidyltransferase substrate binding domain-containing protein: MPTTRFDLTHPPFDLLTLAEASALSASADILYFSDEQEILASGSPVDALYLVMKGLVREMSGEDVVGAYREHETFDCRALATGKTAHRYVAHEEVLLCVFPGREVLALTEKNSLFGAYFFATVSDKLGQLAQSRDRREWQSLFAVKISDAGFRAPIFADGDETIAQAARRMEENRRRSIFVRHGYQTGIFTTGDFCQIVANGISNQTPLRQFARFSLLCCEKDDYLFNALLLMTRHNIHRIVVTDKGQPVGVLALIDLLSYFSNHSLSIARQLEAATTFDHLRAAMLDMESLVTTLVTQGIKTPQLARLVQVLNTQLMARLWQMVATPAVFAGSSLLALGSEGRGEQILKTDQDNALILAEGLNEKEVEQSAESFTHHMLQLGYPPCPGGMMVNQPLWRHTVRQWGHTLHGWANSTQGEGLMHLAIFLDAETVSGPASWLAACRQALRGVLPDDAAWYSRMALPIEQFPTRKVETGFWRQLLNREKNALLDIKKAGIFPIVHGARVLALEAGIDAPNTFDRLEALTSRSILEKSFADDVAESLAFLMRLRLDAGLEMVRRGTPLNNEVDTATLSTLEKDLLQDALEVVRRFKRLVGQRYGLDRF; the protein is encoded by the coding sequence ATGCCGACGACCCGCTTTGACCTTACCCACCCACCCTTTGACCTGCTTACGCTGGCCGAGGCATCTGCCCTCTCGGCCTCTGCCGACATTCTCTACTTCAGCGACGAGCAGGAAATCCTGGCCTCGGGCAGCCCGGTAGACGCCCTGTATCTGGTCATGAAAGGGCTTGTTCGTGAAATGTCGGGCGAGGACGTTGTGGGGGCCTACCGCGAGCACGAAACCTTTGACTGCCGCGCGCTGGCCACAGGCAAAACCGCCCACAGGTATGTGGCGCATGAAGAAGTGCTGCTTTGCGTTTTCCCCGGGCGCGAGGTGCTGGCGCTCACTGAAAAGAATTCGCTTTTTGGCGCGTACTTTTTTGCCACGGTTTCAGACAAGCTCGGGCAGCTGGCCCAGTCGCGCGACCGCAGGGAATGGCAGAGCCTCTTTGCGGTCAAAATCAGCGACGCGGGCTTTCGCGCACCCATATTTGCCGACGGCGACGAAACCATTGCCCAGGCCGCCCGCCGCATGGAGGAAAACCGCCGCAGGTCGATCTTTGTGCGCCACGGATACCAGACGGGCATTTTTACCACCGGCGATTTTTGCCAGATCGTGGCCAACGGCATTTCCAACCAGACCCCTCTGCGCCAGTTCGCCCGGTTTTCACTGCTGTGCTGCGAAAAGGACGACTACCTTTTCAACGCACTGCTGCTCATGACCCGCCACAACATCCACCGTATTGTGGTGACGGACAAAGGGCAGCCCGTGGGTGTTCTGGCGCTCATCGACCTGCTTTCCTATTTTTCCAACCATTCCCTGTCCATTGCGCGGCAGCTCGAGGCGGCCACCACCTTTGACCACCTGCGCGCCGCCATGCTGGACATGGAATCACTTGTAACAACCCTGGTGACGCAAGGGATAAAAACGCCGCAACTGGCGCGGCTGGTTCAGGTTCTGAACACCCAGCTCATGGCCCGGCTGTGGCAGATGGTGGCTACCCCCGCTGTATTCGCGGGCAGCTCACTGCTTGCCCTCGGCTCGGAAGGCCGTGGTGAACAGATTCTGAAAACCGACCAGGACAACGCGCTGATCCTTGCAGAAGGGCTGAACGAAAAGGAGGTGGAACAATCGGCAGAAAGCTTTACCCACCACATGCTCCAGTTGGGGTATCCGCCCTGCCCTGGGGGCATGATGGTCAACCAGCCACTCTGGCGGCACACGGTGCGCCAGTGGGGCCACACCCTGCACGGCTGGGCAAACAGCACACAGGGCGAGGGGCTCATGCATCTGGCCATCTTTCTGGATGCGGAAACCGTGTCGGGCCCGGCATCGTGGCTGGCGGCGTGCAGGCAGGCCCTGCGCGGCGTACTGCCCGACGATGCCGCGTGGTATTCGCGCATGGCGCTGCCCATAGAACAGTTTCCCACCCGCAAGGTGGAAACGGGATTCTGGCGGCAGTTGCTCAACCGCGAAAAAAACGCACTGCTCGACATCAAGAAGGCGGGCATCTTCCCCATAGTGCACGGCGCGCGTGTGCTCGCGCTGGAGGCGGGCATAGATGCCCCCAACACCTTTGACCGGCTGGAGGCCCTGACATCGCGATCGATTCTGGAAAAATCCTTTGCCGACGACGTGGCCGAATCACTGGCCTTTCTCATGCGCCTGCGGCTTGACGCTGGCCTTGAGATGGTGCGCAGGGGCACCCCCCTGAACAACGAGGTGGATACAGCCACCCTGTCAACGCTTGAAAAAGACCTGCTTCAGGACGCGCTGGAAGTGGTGCGACGTTTCAAGCGGCTGGTTGGGCAACGCTACGGACTGGACAGGTTCTGA